CAGTTCCCGCAGGTGGACGCCAAGCTCAACGCCACGCGCCAGCAGGTGGACCTGACGTCGGTCGGCATCACGCAGTTCCCGAGCCCCGGGCCATTCACGCTGTACAACGCGAGCGTGCAGGTGTCGTACGCGCTGGACCTGTTCGGCGGACAGCGGCGCGAGCTGGAGGGCCTGCGGGCCGCCGTGGACTACCAGCGCTACGAACTGGAAGCGGCGCGCCTGTCGCTGGCCGCCAACGTGGCGACGGCCGCCATCCGCGAAGCCGGCCTGCGCGCGCAACTGGCCGATACGGTAGCCATCGCCGCCGCGCAGCAGCGCCAGCTCGACATCATGCGGCAGCGGCTGCAAGCGGGCGGCGTGGCGCGCGTGGACGTGCAGCGCCAGCAGGCGGAACTGGCGCAGACGCAGGCGCTGATCCCGGGGCTGTCGCAGCAGCTCGACGCCACGCGCCACCAGCTCGCCGTCTATACGGGCCAGACCCCGGCCAGCGCCCAGCTGCCGGAATTCCGGCTCGAAGACCTGCACCTGCCCGAATCGCTGCCGGTCAGCCTGCCCGCCGAACTGGCGCGCCGCCGCCCCGACATCCGCGCGGCCGAGGCGCTGCTGCACCAGGCATCGGCCGACATCGGCGTGGCAACGGCTAACCTGTACCCGCAGATCACGCTGACCGCCAGCGGCGGCACGCAGCAGATGCGCGCGCGCGACCTGTTCAGCAGCCTGAACGTCTGGAGCCTGGCCGCCGGCGTGGTGCAGCCGGTGTTCCACGGCGGCGAGCTGCGCGCGCAGAAGCGGGCCAAGGAAGCGGCGTACGAGCAGTCGCTGGGCGCCTACCAGCAGGCCGTGCTGCAGGGCCTGCAGAACGTGGCCGACACGCTGCGCGCGCTGGAAGCCGACGCCGCCACGCTACAGGCCCGCGCCGACAACGCCCGCCAGACGCGCGACACGCTGGCCATCGTCAGCGAGCAATACCGGCTCGGCGGCGTCAGCCAGTTCACGGTCATCGACGCCGAACGCCAGGCCCGCCAGGCCGCACTGGACCTGGCCCAGGCCCGCGCGGCGCGGCTGGCTGATTCCGCCGCGCTGATGCAGGCGCTGGGCGGCGGGTGGTGGCAAGGGGAGACGGTGGTGGGCGGGCGGTGAGGTGTTGACGGGGGCGGTGGTGGCAGTGGGATGCGCTGGCCCTCTCCCCCGGCCCCTCTCCCGCGGGCGGGAGAGGGGAGAAAACAGTCGGAGCTTCAGACGCTGTCGGTTTGCTCCCCTCTCCCGCCTGGCGGGAGAGGGGCCGGGGGTGAGGGCGTTGACCCTCTGCTTGCCGACCTGTGGCAATTTGAACCGCCTGACCGTCTCCTCCGATCCGTCTCAAGCGCGAGAGAGGAGAACCAAAACCGCCCCCCTACCGCCCCAGAAACCCCGCCAGCCGCTGCACGCCTTCGTCCAGCCTGGCCGTGTCGCACGCATAGCACCACCGGACGAACCCCTCGCCCTCGTCGCCGAAGGCGCTGCCGGGGGCCAGGCCCAGCCGGGCCTCGCGGACCAGGCGCTTGCATAGCGCCAGGCTGTCCGTGGTGCCCGCCAGCCGGAAGAACACGTACATCGCGCCGTCGGGCGCGTGGGCTTCCACGCCGGGCAGCGCTGCCAGCCGGGTCACCAGATGGTCGCGCGACGTGTGCAGCCGCTGCACCAGATCCTGCGTGAAGGGCTCGCCCTCGTTCACGGCGACGATGCCGGCCTGCTGGACGAACGATGGCGCGCACGACGTGTTGTACTCGATCAGCTTGCCCAGGTCGTCCATCAGCGACGCCGGCAGCACCATCCAGCCGAGCCGCCAGCCCGTCATCAGCCAGGCCTTCGAGAACGAGTTCACGGCGATCACGCGCTCGTCGCGGCTGGCGATGTCGAGGAACGACGGCGCGTTGCCGCCCTCGGCGCCGTAGTAGAGCCGCTCGTAGACCTCGTCGGCGATGATCCAGATGCCGTGCCGGCGGCAGTGGTCCAGCACCGCCTGCTGCTGCACGCGCGGCATGACCCAGCCCGTGGGGTTGTTCGGCGAGTTGATCATCACGGCGCGCGTGCCGGGCGTCAGCGCGCGCAGCAGCTTGTCGACGTCGAGCGTCCAGCCGTCGGCGCCAAAGTCCAGCGTGACCGTTTCCACGGTGGCGCCCAGGATGCGCGGGATTTCAACGAGGTTCGGCCAGAGCGGCGTGACGCAGACCACGCGGTCGCCCGGCCCGGTCACCACCTGCGCGGCCAGCATCAGCGCGTTGACGCCGGCGCTGGTCACGACGATGTGGTCGACGGCCGTGTCGCCGTGCAGCCGCGTCACGTAGCCGGCCAGCGCCGCGCGCAGCGGCGCGATGCCGAGGTTGTGGGTGTAGAACGTGGCCCCTTCGGCCAGCGCGCGGGCCGCGGCGTCGCGGATGAACGCCGGGGTCACCTGGTCCGATTCGCCGAACCAGAACGGCAGCACGTCGGGCAGGCCGATGCCGGCGTTGGCTACCTCGCGGATGCGCGACGCGCGCAGGCCGTGGACGACGTCCCGCGCCAGCGGCGCGGTGTCTGGGGCGGAAGACTGGCGGGGCAGGCTGGTGGACATCGGCACTCCTTGCGGCGGAAATGGATGAAGCGCCTAGCGTACCGGATTTCCGCCCACGCCCGCTGCCGATCGGAATCAAGCGGCCGGGGCGTCGGCGTGGGCTGCCGAGCGGGCCAGCCGCATCGCCTCGACCAGGGTGTCGTGGTCGCCGATGTGGTTGGCCAGCAGCAGGATCAGCCGCGCGTTGGCGGCCTGGCTGGCGGCGTCGTCGAGGTCGCGGTGCATGTCGATCAGCGCCTCGTAGAAGTCGTCGGGGCGGGCGAGGTTGGGGGCGGTGTTCAGTGGCATGGGCCTGTCCTGGGTTGCGGGGCCGTCAGGCCAGGGCCGCGGCGGTGGCCGGGGCCGGCTGCGGCAGCGGCGATGCCGGGGCGTTGCCGGTTGCGCGGGCCAGCGCGGCGCCGATGCGGGCGCTGTCCACGCCGCGCCAGCGGGCGCAGACGTGCTGGTCCGGGCGGATCAGGTAGCACGTGCCGGCGCGCGCGTCGTAGCGGCGGGCGGCCAGCCCCTCGGCGTCGCGCAGCACGGTGGCGCCGGGCCATGCCTGCGCCGAGGCCGAGATCGACGCATCGGTCACGAACACCACGCGCAGCGGGATGCCGCCCTGCTGGAGCGTGCGCAGCGCCTGGGCCTGCGCGGCGTCGAGGCCGGACGGCGCGCCGAACACCAGCACGACGAACGCATCGCCAAGGTGCTGGAGCAGCCAGGGTCGCCCCGCCCCGTCGGCGGCCTCGGCCACGGGCGCATCGACGCAGGCCGCGCCGGGCACCATCGGGCCGGCAAACCCGTCGGCATCGGCCGTGTTGAGCGGCGAGCCGTGCAGCACCGCCGGCACCGACAGCCGGCCGCTGTTCACCAGTTGCCGGGCGAATGCATGCTCGCGCGCCAGCGTCAGCACGGCATCGCGGAACACGCGGCTGACCGGGCTCTTGGGCGTGATGAAGTCGGTGGAACGCGTGGAGTTGCGGATGTTCTCGTCGGCGGCGAACTCGCGCTCGCTGGCGTAGCTGTCCAGCAGGCTGTCGGGCGCCTTGCCCTGCAGCACGTAGGCCAGCTTCCAGGCCAGGTTCTCGGCGTCCTGCACGCCGCTGTTGGCGCCGCGCGCGCCGAACGGCGACACGCCATGCGCGGCGTCGCCGGCAAACAGCACGCGGCCGTGGCGGAAGCTGTCCATCCGCACGCACGAGAACGTGTAGACGCTGACCCATTCGAGTTCGAACCTTGCGTCGGGGCCGAGCAGTGCCTGCACGCGCGGGATCACGCGCTCGGGCGCCTTCTCGGCCACCGGATCGGCATCCCAGCCGAGCTGGAAGTCGATGCGCCAGACGTTGTCGGGCTGGCGGTGCAGCAGCACCGACTGGTTCGGATGGAATGGCGGGTCGAACCAGAACCAGCGCTCGGCCGGGAACGGCGCCTCCATCTTCACGTCGGCGATCAGGAAGCGGTCGCGGAACGTGTGGCCGTGGCTTTCCTGCCCCAGCAGCTTGCGCAGCGGGCTGCGCGAGCCATCGGCCGCCACCACGTAGCGCCCGCACAGCGGGTAGCAGCCGTCGGGCGTCTCGATGGTCAGCGCCACGTGGTCGGGGTGCTGGGCCACGCCCACCGCCCGGCTCTTCCAGCGGATTTCCAGGTTCGGCAGCGACTGCGCCAGCTCCAGCAGGTAGCCTTCGACGTAATACTGCTGCAGGTTGATGAACGCCGGGCGCTGGTGGCCGCCTTCGGGCAGCAGGTCGAACGCGTAGATCTGCCGGTCCTGCAGGAACACCTTGCCGACGTGCCAGCGCACGCCCTTGTCGACCATGCGGCCGCCGCAGCCCAGCCGGTCGAAGATGTCCAGCGTGCGCTTGGCGAAGCAGATGGCCCGCGAGCCGGTGGAAAGCGTGCAGTCGTCGTCGACCAGCACCACGGGCACGCCCTGGCGCGCGAGGTCGACGGCCGTGGCCAGGCCCACGGGCCCGGCGCCGACCACCACCACCGGGTGCGGGGCGCCGGCGCAGTGGCCCGGCTGCTGCTCGGCGCACGGCGCGTAGGCGTACGTTTGCTTCTGGTAGTCGATGTCGACCGGCGTACTGCGCATGGTGTCTCCGTCCATGTGTGCGTGTCGTCACGCTTGTGCTGCTGCCCGCCCCCGCCATCCGGGCGAGCGGGAAAACCGCCGCCCTGCCCTACGCCTGCAGCGCGGCCCACATCTCCTGGTCGCGCTGGGCCGTCCAGATGCGCGGATGCTGGATGCCTGCGGCCTCGTCGTAGGCGCGCGAGACGTCGAACGGCAGGCAGTGCTCGTAGATGAAGACGTGGCCGAACTTCGGGTCCATCGACTTGCGGGTGTGCGCCATGGCGGCCTTCAGGTCCATCTTGCCGGCCACGGCCTCGCGGCCGGCCTGCAGCAGCGTGGAGACGAAGTCCTTGGTATAGGCCAGGCCCTTGGCCACCTCGGCCGGGCTGGTCAGCGCGGGGCCACGGCCGGGCACGAGCTTTTCGGGTTGCAGCGCGGCCAGCGCGTCGAGCGTGGCGGGCCATTGTTCGAGCTGGGCGTCGCCGCAGTAGCAGGCCGCGTCGTACTCGACCAGATCGCCCGAGAACAGCACCTTCTGCTGCGGCAGCCAGACCACGGTGTCGCCCTTGGTGTGGCCGGCGCCCAGGTGGGCAATGCGCACTTCCAGCTTGCCCAGGAACAGCGTAATTTCCTGGTCGAAGACCAGCGTCGGCCACGTCAGGCCGGGCACGGTCTCCACGCCGGCGAACAGGCGCGGAAAGCGCTCGATCTCGGACTTCATGTCGGCCTCGCCGCGCTCCACGATCATCTCGTAGGTGCCGCGGCTGGCAATCACCTGCTGCGCGCCCTCGGCAAAGTAGGCCGACGCGCCCAGCACGCGCACCGCGTGGTAGTGCGACAGCACCACGTACTTGATCGGCTTGTCGGTGATGGTGCGGATGCGGGCAATCAGGTCCTGCGCCATGGCGGGCGTGGCCGTGGTGTCCACGATCATCACGCCGTCGTCGCCGATGATCACGCCCGAGTTGGGGTCTCCCTCGGCCGTGTAGGCCCAGGCGTTCTCGGAGAGCTGCGTGAAGGTGATCTGCTTGGCTTCCAGGTCGGCCTGGGATGCGAATGCTTTTGCCATGTCTGCCTCGTTGTCTCGATAGGTATGGGCCAGCGATCTGTGGGGATCGGCGTGACTGAATCTTAGGAAGGCCGCCTTTTTTAATCAATGGCAAATCCGCTTGCTATTGGATAAACAGACCGCAAACCCTTGCCGCACCGTGCCCGCCCCCGGGAAAACCCCCAGCGCCACGCAGCGGCCCCATGCGGCGCCGGGGCCGCCCGCGCGGGGCGGATCGCTTACCATGGGCACCTTTCCAACCCGACACGCGGACATGGCACGACCCCCGGGCGAACCTGCCGGCAAGACGCAGCGCGGCATCCAGAGCGTGGAGGTGGGCGGCCGCCTGCTGCAGGCGCTGGCCGATGCGCGGCGGCCGCTGGGCCTTGCCGAACTGGCGGCCGCCGCGCAACTGGCGCCGGCGCAGGCCCACACCTACCTGGTCAGCCTGACGCGGCTCGGGCTGATCAAGCGCGACCACCTGGACGGCAGCTACGAGCCCGGCCCGCTGGCGCTGCGGCTGGGCATGCTGCACCTTGACCATGCACCCGCCTATCGCGCGGCCGTGCCGCACGTGCGCGCGCTGGCGGCGGCCATCGGCTGCAACGTGGCGATCAGCCTGCCGACGCCGCAGGGGCCGACCATCGTCCACTTTGCCCCGGCCGGCACGCCGCTCCACGTGAACCTGCACGTGGGCACCGTGATGGCGCTGGCGACCACGGCCACGGGCCGCACCTATTGCGCGTTCCAGCCCGCGTCGCACTGGCAGCCGATCTGGGCGCGCCAGCAGACCGGCGCGTCGGCCGCCGCGCTGCCCGCCTTCCAGGCGCAACTGGACGCCATCCGCGCGCGCGGCATGGAACACAGCATCGACACCCCCAGCCCGGCGGTTAGCAGCCTGGCGATGCCGCTGGCCGGCGCCGACGGCGCGCTGCGGCTGGTGCTGACCGCGATTGGCTCGACGGGCGCGATCGACGTCGGCTGGCGGGGCCCCGTGGCCCGCGCGATGCGCGACACGCTCGACCGCATCGCCCGCGAGATGGAGCCCGCATGAGCCAGCCGGAAGACAGCAAGCCCCAGCGCGGCATCCAGTCGCTGGACAACACCGGCCAGTTGCTCGATGCGCTGGCCGACGCGGGCCGCCCGCTTTCGCTTGGCGAACTGGCGCGCGCGGCCGGCATGGTGCCGGCCAAGGCGTTCCCGCACCTGGTCAGCCTGCAGAAGATCGGCCTGCTGGCGCGCAATGCCGATGGCGATTTCGAAGCCGGCCCGCTGGCGCTGGACCTGGGGCTGGTGGCGCTGCAGCGGCTGTCGCCCACGCGCGAGGCCGAGCCCGAGGTGGTGGCGCTGGCGCATGCCACGGGGCTGTCGGTGGCGATGGCGGTATTCGGGCCGTTGGGTCCCACGGTGATCCGGCTGGAAGAAGCGTCGCGCCCGCAGCATGTGAGCCTGCGCGTGGGCACGGTGCTGTCGATGGTCAACACGGCCATCGGCCGGACCTTTGCGGCCCACCTGCCCGACGACGTGCTGGCGCAGGCGCTGGCGCAGGACGCGATCCGCATGGCCGGCGTGGCGGTGGACGCCGCGCTGCAGGCCGAATGGGCGCCGCGCTGGCGCGCAATCCGCGCGGCCGGCATCGACCACGCCGTGAGCCGGCCGGTGCCCGGCATCGACACGCTCGCCGCCCCGGTGTTCGACCACACCGGCGCGCTGGCGCTGGTCATCGCCGTGATGGGCAGCAGCGGCAGCTTTGACAGCGCGACCGACAGCGACGTGGCCCAGGTGGTGCGGCAGGCCGCGCGGCGGCTGTCGTGGCGCTTCGGCGCCGCGCTGGGCGGCTGACCGTCAGCGCCAGCTATTCGGGCGGCTTGCGCATGCCGCGGCTGTCCATGTAGTCGTCGACCGCGCTGCCCACGGTCGGGTGGAAGCGGTGGTCGCTGAACACCTCGGTCAGCTCGAAGCGCTTGAGCTTGTCGCGCACCGGGTCTTTCATCTCGGCGAAATGGAGCGCGATGCCGTCCTGCGCCAGGTGCTGGCCCAGTTCGCGCAGCATGTCGGCCGACGTCACGTCGACGCTGGTCACGGGCTCGGCGGCCACCACCACACGGCGCACGGGCGTGGGCGATGCCTCCACGGCCTCCAGCAACCGTTGCTGGAACAGCTCGGCGTTGGCGAAGAACAGCGGCGCATCCCAGCGGAACAGCACCAGCCCGTCCACGCGCGCCGCGTGCGGGTAGCGCTTCAGGTCGTGGTAGCCGCGCAGGTTCGGCACGCGGCCCAGCACCGCGAAATGGGGCCGCCAGCCGTCCCACAGGAACTCGACCACGGCCACGACGATCGCCAGGCAGATGCCCGGGATGGCGCCGAACACGGCCACGGCCGCGAAGCACAGCATCGACAGCCAGAACTCCCACTGCTGGATGCGGTAGATGCGCCGCAAGTCCTTGAACTCGAACAGGCCGATGGCGGCGGCGATGACCACGGCGGCCAGCGCGCTGTTCGGCAGGTAGCGCAGCAGGTTGGGCGCCACCAGCAGCAGCGCCGCCACGGCCAGGGCGCCGACCACGCCGGTCAGTTGCGAGCGCGCGCCGGCCGCCTCGGCCACCGGCGTGCGCGATGCGCTGCTGCTGATCGGAAAGCCCTGGAAGAAACCGGCCGCCAGGTTGGCCGCGCCCAGCCCCACCATCTCCTGGTTCGGATCGACCTTGGTATGGGTGCGCGCGGCGTACGTGCGCGAGAGCACGCTGGTATCGGCAAACGCGATCATCGCCACGGCGCAGCCGCCCAGCACGATCTTGACCACGTCGGCGCCGGTCAGCCACGGGATGGCAAAGACCGGCAGGCCCTGCGGGATCTCGCCCAGCACCTTGACGCCGCGGTCATCCAGCTGGAACACGCTGACCGCCAGCGTGGCCAGGATCACGGCGATCAGGATGCCCGGCACGCGGTCGAAGCGCTTGAGCGCCAGGATCACCGCCAGGCTGGCCGCGCCCACGCCAAAGCTGTACCAGTTGGTCTGGCCCTGCGCGATGCGCTGCACCAGTTGCCAGAGTTCGCGCAGCGGGCCGGCGTCGTCGATCGGGATGGCGAACAGCTTGGGTAGCTGGCTGACCAGCACGGTCAGCGCGATGCCGTTCATGTAGCCGTAGCGGATGGGCTTGGACAGCAGTTCGGTGATGAACCCCAGCCGCAGCAGGCCCAGCACGATGCAGAACACGCCCGAGACGATGGCCATCAGGCTGGCGGTGGCCACCGCGCGCGCCGGGTCGCCGCCGGACACGCTCAGCACCACGGCCAGGATCGGCGCGGCCAGCGCGGAATCGGGGCCCAGCACCAGGATGCGGCTGGGCCCGAACAGCGCGTAGGCCAGCAGCGGGATGATCGTCGCGTAGAGCCCGTAGACGCCCGGCACGCCCGACGCCTCGGCGTAGGCGATGCCCACCGGCACCAGCATCGTGGTCAGCACCAGCCCGGCGGCCAGGTCGCGCGGCAGCCACGCCGGCTGGTAGGTCTTCAGCATGGCCAGCCCGGGCAGCCAGCGCAGCCAGCCAGCCGGGGGCGCGGGGGCGTCCAGTCCCGAGGGGCCGGAGGGGTTGGGCGTGGGGGTAGTCGATGCCATGGAACCCTTCTTGTCGTGGAATCACGCCGGGCGACCGGTCGGATTCAGCATAGGCCCCGGGGCGGCCAAAGCAAGCCGGGCGTGACCGATCCGGCAAACCCGAAACGGCTGCGCGCTGCACAAAACGGCCGGCGCCGCCGCGCGGCCATGCTGGCGGTCATGACGACATGCGCCCGACGCGCAGGAGATTCCCATGAAGCGATCGATCCCGACCTGGCTGTCCGCGCTGGCCCTGGCCGCCGCAGCCGCCGCAGCCGCCGCGCCGGCCCTGCACGCCGAACCCGCCACCCCGGACGGCGTGGCGCCGAACGGCGTCCGCATCCCGCCCGGCTTCCGCGACTGGAAGCTGGTGACCGTGGCACGCGAGGAAGGCAAGAACGACGACATCCGCGCCATCCTGGGCAACGACGTGGCGATTGCCGCGCTGCAACGCGGCAAGTACCCGCTGCCCGACGGCACCGTGCTGGCGCGGCTGGCGTGGAGCTACGACGCGCTGCCCGAGAGCGCCGCCGCGTTCGGCAAGGCGCAGTCGCACGTGGCCG
This sequence is a window from Cupriavidus pauculus. Protein-coding genes within it:
- a CDS encoding DUF2783 domain-containing protein, producing MPLNTAPNLARPDDFYEALIDMHRDLDDAASQAANARLILLLANHIGDHDTLVEAMRLARSAAHADAPAA
- a CDS encoding IclR family transcriptional regulator; this encodes MARPPGEPAGKTQRGIQSVEVGGRLLQALADARRPLGLAELAAAAQLAPAQAHTYLVSLTRLGLIKRDHLDGSYEPGPLALRLGMLHLDHAPAYRAAVPHVRALAAAIGCNVAISLPTPQGPTIVHFAPAGTPLHVNLHVGTVMALATTATGRTYCAFQPASHWQPIWARQQTGASAAALPAFQAQLDAIRARGMEHSIDTPSPAVSSLAMPLAGADGALRLVLTAIGSTGAIDVGWRGPVARAMRDTLDRIAREMEPA
- a CDS encoding IclR family transcriptional regulator, whose amino-acid sequence is MSQPEDSKPQRGIQSLDNTGQLLDALADAGRPLSLGELARAAGMVPAKAFPHLVSLQKIGLLARNADGDFEAGPLALDLGLVALQRLSPTREAEPEVVALAHATGLSVAMAVFGPLGPTVIRLEEASRPQHVSLRVGTVLSMVNTAIGRTFAAHLPDDVLAQALAQDAIRMAGVAVDAALQAEWAPRWRAIRAAGIDHAVSRPVPGIDTLAAPVFDHTGALALVIAVMGSSGSFDSATDSDVAQVVRQAARRLSWRFGAALGG
- a CDS encoding efflux transporter outer membrane subunit produces the protein MRIPPLLATAAAVLLTAGCVVGPDFRTPDAPADPRFTAGPQPSQMAAQGYPTQTVAPGDVPADWWTAFGSAPLDETVRLALASSPTLTQARARLREAQENLNARTGATQFPQVDAKLNATRQQVDLTSVGITQFPSPGPFTLYNASVQVSYALDLFGGQRRELEGLRAAVDYQRYELEAARLSLAANVATAAIREAGLRAQLADTVAIAAAQQRQLDIMRQRLQAGGVARVDVQRQQAELAQTQALIPGLSQQLDATRHQLAVYTGQTPASAQLPEFRLEDLHLPESLPVSLPAELARRRPDIRAAEALLHQASADIGVATANLYPQITLTASGGTQQMRARDLFSSLNVWSLAAGVVQPVFHGGELRAQKRAKEAAYEQSLGAYQQAVLQGLQNVADTLRALEADAATLQARADNARQTRDTLAIVSEQYRLGGVSQFTVIDAERQARQAALDLAQARAARLADSAALMQALGGGWWQGETVVGGR
- a CDS encoding MBL fold metallo-hydrolase, with amino-acid sequence MAKAFASQADLEAKQITFTQLSENAWAYTAEGDPNSGVIIGDDGVMIVDTTATPAMAQDLIARIRTITDKPIKYVVLSHYHAVRVLGASAYFAEGAQQVIASRGTYEMIVERGEADMKSEIERFPRLFAGVETVPGLTWPTLVFDQEITLFLGKLEVRIAHLGAGHTKGDTVVWLPQQKVLFSGDLVEYDAACYCGDAQLEQWPATLDALAALQPEKLVPGRGPALTSPAEVAKGLAYTKDFVSTLLQAGREAVAGKMDLKAAMAHTRKSMDPKFGHVFIYEHCLPFDVSRAYDEAAGIQHPRIWTAQRDQEMWAALQA
- a CDS encoding cytochrome P460 family protein, translating into MKRSIPTWLSALALAAAAAAAAAPALHAEPATPDGVAPNGVRIPPGFRDWKLVTVAREEGKNDDIRAILGNDVAIAALQRGKYPLPDGTVLARLAWSYDALPESAAAFGKAQSHVAGHPKNGVQFMVKDSVKYASTGGWGYAEFDSGKAAGNPQACFACHTVVKDRDYVFNRLAPVDTGGIGQ
- a CDS encoding SulP family inorganic anion transporter, producing the protein MLKTYQPAWLPRDLAAGLVLTTMLVPVGIAYAEASGVPGVYGLYATIIPLLAYALFGPSRILVLGPDSALAAPILAVVLSVSGGDPARAVATASLMAIVSGVFCIVLGLLRLGFITELLSKPIRYGYMNGIALTVLVSQLPKLFAIPIDDAGPLRELWQLVQRIAQGQTNWYSFGVGAASLAVILALKRFDRVPGILIAVILATLAVSVFQLDDRGVKVLGEIPQGLPVFAIPWLTGADVVKIVLGGCAVAMIAFADTSVLSRTYAARTHTKVDPNQEMVGLGAANLAAGFFQGFPISSSASRTPVAEAAGARSQLTGVVGALAVAALLLVAPNLLRYLPNSALAAVVIAAAIGLFEFKDLRRIYRIQQWEFWLSMLCFAAVAVFGAIPGICLAIVVAVVEFLWDGWRPHFAVLGRVPNLRGYHDLKRYPHAARVDGLVLFRWDAPLFFANAELFQQRLLEAVEASPTPVRRVVVAAEPVTSVDVTSADMLRELGQHLAQDGIALHFAEMKDPVRDKLKRFELTEVFSDHRFHPTVGSAVDDYMDSRGMRKPPE
- a CDS encoding pyridoxal phosphate-dependent aminotransferase codes for the protein MSTSLPRQSSAPDTAPLARDVVHGLRASRIREVANAGIGLPDVLPFWFGESDQVTPAFIRDAAARALAEGATFYTHNLGIAPLRAALAGYVTRLHGDTAVDHIVVTSAGVNALMLAAQVVTGPGDRVVCVTPLWPNLVEIPRILGATVETVTLDFGADGWTLDVDKLLRALTPGTRAVMINSPNNPTGWVMPRVQQQAVLDHCRRHGIWIIADEVYERLYYGAEGGNAPSFLDIASRDERVIAVNSFSKAWLMTGWRLGWMVLPASLMDDLGKLIEYNTSCAPSFVQQAGIVAVNEGEPFTQDLVQRLHTSRDHLVTRLAALPGVEAHAPDGAMYVFFRLAGTTDSLALCKRLVREARLGLAPGSAFGDEGEGFVRWCYACDTARLDEGVQRLAGFLGR
- a CDS encoding FAD-dependent oxidoreductase, whose product is MRSTPVDIDYQKQTYAYAPCAEQQPGHCAGAPHPVVVVGAGPVGLATAVDLARQGVPVVLVDDDCTLSTGSRAICFAKRTLDIFDRLGCGGRMVDKGVRWHVGKVFLQDRQIYAFDLLPEGGHQRPAFINLQQYYVEGYLLELAQSLPNLEIRWKSRAVGVAQHPDHVALTIETPDGCYPLCGRYVVAADGSRSPLRKLLGQESHGHTFRDRFLIADVKMEAPFPAERWFWFDPPFHPNQSVLLHRQPDNVWRIDFQLGWDADPVAEKAPERVIPRVQALLGPDARFELEWVSVYTFSCVRMDSFRHGRVLFAGDAAHGVSPFGARGANSGVQDAENLAWKLAYVLQGKAPDSLLDSYASEREFAADENIRNSTRSTDFITPKSPVSRVFRDAVLTLAREHAFARQLVNSGRLSVPAVLHGSPLNTADADGFAGPMVPGAACVDAPVAEAADGAGRPWLLQHLGDAFVVLVFGAPSGLDAAQAQALRTLQQGGIPLRVVFVTDASISASAQAWPGATVLRDAEGLAARRYDARAGTCYLIRPDQHVCARWRGVDSARIGAALARATGNAPASPLPQPAPATAAALA